DNA from Brassica napus cultivar Da-Ae chromosome C4, Da-Ae, whole genome shotgun sequence:
GAAAGGTTGAACTTAATGAATTCAGTAGAACTGTTGAAACGGACAGAATATATGTCATTActtaaaattatatgaacttcTCCACTGCACCAGCCGTCATTGTGGTACGCCTCCACCTTATCCATCAGTTCAAAACCTTTTGTATCTCCAGGTGGTGGTTGAGGACGGATACTGTGAATGGACACACTTTCCTGAagtttctttgtctttttctctttgtcACGAAACCGTGTTGAGTACTCAACCTTCAACATCCCAACCCCATTTCGAATATCTGTCTTCAACACAATTCCTGGATACCATTTCACATATATGTCTTCATCTTTTGATGCAATCTCCACATTAGCACCGACATCAAAGTGAGTTTGAACTCTGGGTTCTTCGTTCTGTGATGATTTTTATTCAAGGATATAAGTCATTTTtgatagtaaaacaagaaaaattagGAAGGCAATCCTAAATATGTATAACATCAATGAGTAATACCTTATTTTGCTCTCTTAAAATTTTTGCGCGAGCTCGAGTAAGGCGCTGTGTGTCCGAAATGTTTTGTGAAATGGTCTCATTCATAGGCTCCTTAGTATCCTGAAGTCAGGAATGGGAACATGAACACGTACAAGGGTTtctaaaaattaattgaaaagtcCAATATGTTTTTGAGCATCTACCTGCTGCGTCTGATCTGGATTGGCTTCATTTTGTCTGGAAGCCGTCTGATCTGGATTGGCTTCATGCAATGGAGTCTGTGCAAGTACAACAAAAATCAGGATGGCAATCCTAAATATGCATAGAGAACTGTAGTTCAACTTATCTAAGATATATAAATTACCTCATCTGCCATCTTCCACACTCCATCTAGCCATTCTCTATGAATTCTCAAATCTGAAGCTTTGAATTCAAGTGTTTCCATCGAGCTATTCAGATAAACAGAAAATGTGTTCTCACCCAGAATCATTCTGACTTGTCCACTGCTCCAGCCTTTACTGTAAAATGCCTCAACATTATCCATCATCTCAAACTTCTTTTCTCTGTCATCAGCGGGTGGCTTAGGGCGGATTTTGTCTGCTGTTACAGTAACTCTCTTTTGGTCCGCAAACAGTGTTACTGCCACCTTCTCTACCCCATCACACAGATTTGTAGCAAATACATTTCCAGGATACCAGATTCGACAAGTAGCGTCAACGCTAGTTGCAATCTCAACATCTGCCCCGTTTTCAAAGAGAGTAGAAAGTGGTGAAGATGCACTTGTCTGAagatgatgtgtttcttcaataACTCGTGAAATTAGTGAAGAGACTGGAGAGGAAGGTGTGTTATGCACAGCATGTGTATCCTCctgtaataaaataaaagaggtaGTTATGAATGAGTTTCTACGATTTAAAGTTTAAGTTGAAGCTATGAAAGAGTTTTTCTGCTTACATGTTTATTGATTGCTGAAATTATTTCAGTCGAAGGCTCTTTATTGGTTTCTGAAATGATTTCAGTCAAAGGCTCTGTAGAGTCATACGTTCCCTCTGTTAccatctgcaaaacaaaaaaaaagtcaggaATGGGATCATGAACAACTACAAAAGCTtccaaaaattaatgtaaaagtCCAAGATTTTTTTTGAGCATGTACCTGTTGCGTCTGAATTGGAGTCTCAATACTCTGTGGAGCTATTGGAGAGACAGGTCTCTCATTCGTTGCCTCTGTTCCCACCTGCAAAGCAGAGAAAAACAGGATTTGGATCATGAACAAACACAGATATCAACTTAAACAAAGTTTAAGTTGAATCTATGAAAGAGTTTTTATGCTTACCTGTTTATTGGTTGCTGAAATTATTTCAATCAAAGGCTCTGTAGAGTCATACGTTCCCTCTGTTAccatctgcaaaacaaaaaaaaaattcaggaaTGGGATAATGAACAAGTACAAAAGCTTcccaaaattaataaaagtcCAAGATTTTTTTGAGCATGTACCTGCTGCGTCTGAATTGGAGTAAAAACTGGAGTCTCAGTACTCTGTGGAGCTATTGGAGAGACAGGTGTCTCATTCGTTGCCTCTGTTCCCACCTGCAAAGCAGAGAAAAACAGGATTTGGATCATGAACAAgtacaaaagcttccaaaaattaattgaaaagtcCAAGATTTTTTGAGTATGTACCTGTTGCGTTAGAACTGGAGTACAAACTTGAGTCTCAATGATCACAGTCGCAGGCTCTGTAGCATCCTGGGAAAAACATTTTCTCATTAGTTTCTCTACCAAAATACCATCAActataattttagaaaaaaatcttaCTTCATCGCTaagattttctttttcattagcATTGGATGGCGTCTCATATGATCGCTCTGGGTCATTCTGCAAGAAAATCAGTAATGCCTTTATATGTACAAAAGCTTACAACGCTACTTTTATACTCTaagtataaatcaatatttttgagcatatacctctgGTGTCAAATTAGGAGAGAATTCTTGAGTCTGAAGGGAAGTTGTCTCATTCAATGGCTCTCTCCCACTCTGCAAAATTCAGGAAAGGTCATCCCAAATGTGCACAAAAGCTTCCAAAcattacttcaaaactcaaaatgtaaaacaatatctTGAGCATATACCTCTCGTGGCAAATTAGGAGAGAATTCTTGAGTCTGAAGGGAAGGGGTCTCAGGctgttgagacattggagataaaggtgtcCCACTGGATCGCTGTGTGTCAAAAATTAGGAGGGCATTCAAGAACAGTACAAGATTTTccaaaaattacttgaaaagtCCAAATgtaaaacaagattttttgaGAATTTACCTGTTGTGTCACATTAGTGGGAAAAACTGGAGTCTGAGTGTGTGGAGCAACATTCTGGTTTCCTTCCAACTCTGACACACGGGCTCTAAGCTCCATGTTCTCTGCTTCCAGTAAGGACATTCGATCCTTCATGCTCTTGGCATTCTCCATCATTAACTCGATGATCTTGTTCAGTTTGGTATTTTCTGAGTCATCCTCAATCGAAGCAGAAGCTTGGCTAGTCTCCACATTTTCCGTCATATGAATCGTCATATGAATAAGAGCATCCAATGTGTCCAATGTGTCTACAGACCTATTTTTCCAATCATCGGCTTTAAACTTGTACCCTTTCTTGGATATATCTTTCACAGATTCCAACTCGTCACTATGTTCGTCTTCCATGGAGACATCATCTTCTGGATCATGAGGAATAGGAGGTAGGATGCATGTGACCTTCAGCTGAAAgcataaaaaaagagaaaccaatgagaataagtttttaaaaagaagaagcgAAATAAACAGAGAAAGATATCAAAACAAGGTCACTGTAAAAGCTTGCCTTTTTATGAGCTTCAATCTGTAAAACCCGTTCAAGTGATGGATTTTCTAGCTCAGTGTATTTCTCACACAAGTAAATCGGTCCAGGAACATCAACAGTCGGTGCCCAATTACTGAACTTATCTCGTAGCAAGGGAATGGACTCTAGTATCCAAAGATGGAATActagaggataaccttgcaactCGAATTTTGAAGTATCCTCCAGGTGGTTTGCGACAGCTTTTTGAATTGACCTCAGGAGCACCAGGTAAGCGTCTCTTCCCCATGGATACATCATATCCTTTGCTTTGTTGACATACTCCAAAGGGAAAGTCCCTTTGTTGTTCTTCGGCAGCAATATGCTCTCTACCAGGAGGAGCATTGCGAGGCAAACTCTCTCATCAGAAGCATCTACTCTTGTCTTTTTGAGCTGGTTCAACACGTCGCTTAACTTATGAGTACGCCCCTTTAGCAAGTCCCACTCATATTCCCCTCGTGGTCCTTCTACATCACCATTACATTTCAAACCGGTCACCATATGAAATTCTCTTATAGAGAACTTCATTGGCTGACCAGCGAAATGGAACCAAGCTTCATTCTTTTTGACAGTAACGATGCTTCTTGTGAGAATACCGTAGACAGTCTTTCCTGATAATTTCATTTCACTCCTCCCACTGAGCCTCATTACAGGTCCCAAAAACCCTCGTACTCTCTCAATCTCATCTGCTGTTAGAATACTCTCAACAATGGAGATATACATCGAGGTTGAATGTTGGTTTATTGacacttttttttcctttggctCTGAACCAATAGGGTACTTGAGCTCAGGCAGAGTTAGTGTGAGAGGTAATGAATCTCCCATTTGTTTCTATCCTGCGTAAACAAGGggaaaaaacaatttcaaacttttctggaaggctttcctgaAACAATACAAACCCTTCCTGAATTgagaaaaagaaacacacacacatactttCACAATCCTATCCATTATCAATGCAACTCTATCAATACCTCAGTCCCAAATTCAAAAGCAACACGAGCTAGGAAGGATATAAGGCATTTTtgatagtaaaacaagaaaaattaagAAGGCAATCCTAAATATGTATAACTCTATCAATACCTCAGACCTCAGACCCAAATTCAAAAGCAACACGAACTAAAAACACACACTCGTGAACTCTCGGATTTCACCAAGCCTATACACAAGCAAGAAGCAGTAGACAACGAGATCACTCACAAAGAAGCTTGAATCTGCAACATACCATTAAAGCACAAAGTAAAATTGTACTTTTTCTtcataaaccattgataataACGATTAAAGCATAAGAAAAAGCTAcaatttttgtgtgtgttcttAACTATgaaattctaaaaattttagATTAACAAAGCTTGGTTCCATTTAGAACCATAACAAAACGAAGAACAACACACACCATTCAGCTTTGAAACAATATCAAATCGGAACAAATTATCAACAAAAAGAACTCGGAACATCAAATATTCAAACAACAAATCGAAATCCCCAAATAGGAAACCCTAAGAAGAGGAATCATACCTTGGAGAGTCAAATCTTCGTGAGATGATCACCAGAATTGATAAAACGAAATCGGAGAGCGTCGCCGCCGTCGCGTCGCGTCAAAGAGATCGAGAAGAAGAATCGCCGTCGCGTCGCGTGAGAGAGATGCcgttctgatttttttttttttctgtttgtttaattaattttaaaacaagggTATCAGAGACATTTTGCCaattaatgaatgtcatttttgtgactttctccttctgaTGCTATTTTGGTGACAAAAACTTCAAAAGTGCTTTTattaaaatttctgaaaaataGTCTAAATTAAAAAGATCACGCATGAAATAAACAActacttctattttttttttttttttgaaacatcaacTACTTCTATTTAAATGGAATAAAAGAGTGacggaagaaaagaaaagaaggaatGAGAACCGAAATTAATCTAAACCATATTTTCCCGGTACACCTTTCCGGGTTACCCAATAGAACAAATGGCAAAACTAAAAAGTTTCCAATGACGACGTGTCGATAACTAAAAAAGATCAAAGTTTCATCCTTTCAGAGTTTATCAGCTTCGCGCAGCGATTACAAATATTCTTCAAACCCTAATTGAGTTGTCTTCTTCTATTTCGACAATCTAAATTGGAGAACGAGAAACCCTAATCTTAGGTATGATCTCTCTAATTTTCGTAATTTCTGGGGCTTTCGATGGATGATTCGATCTCGCGAGATTGCTAATCGAATATCAGATTTCAATTGGTGTTGATTGATTTCAGGAATTCGATTCTCAATCGCCATGGCTGATATCTCTTTCAAGTCGGAACACCCGCTGGGTAAGTTGTTTGTAATGTGTTCATCTTACCTTTCTTCATGTGGGTTTTGTTAGTGATCGATCACTAGAAAGTATGTATCTTTGTTACTTTCTTGAAAGGATAAGATTTCCATTTGGCTTGTAAGATCGTTGATAGAGAGACTTGATTAAGATTTGATCAATCACTAATGTATTATAATGTGTTATGTTCTGTCATAATCAATCCTTTTGGGGTTTTGTTATGTCAGAGAGGAGACAGATTGAAGCTTCTCGCATCAGGGACAAGTATCCAGACAGAGTTCCAGTaaatacctttttttttatacattgcTTTGATGTGTATATTCTTCTTCTATGTAGCTTTCTTCTTTAACAGATGAAGTGTATGTTGCAGGTGATTGTAGAGAAAGCTGAGAGAAGTGATGTTCCCAATATCGACAAGAAAAAGTCAGTAGTATACTTTTGCTTGAGGTTGATCTCAATACAAGACTTGAAGAGTCTTGTTATCAGAGAGGGTAACAAAATAGATGACAAAGAGGTCTTGTTGATCTGTGACTTTTTGGGTTTGTGTGATTCAGGTTCCTTGTACCGGCTGATCTAACCGTGGGGCAATTTGTGTATGTTGTCCGTAAAAGAATCAAGCTGAGTGCAGAAAAGGCaatctttgtctttgtcaagAACACATTGCCTCAAACTggtaatttgttttgttctcATGAAACTCTGGTGCTAATTTGCGCAAATAATTCTCAGCAAACTGGAAACAGCAATGAATGCTTTTCttgatgtttttatttgtaGCTGCAATGATGTCTGCAGTCTCTGATGAGAACAAAGACGAAGATGGGTTTCTCTACATGACTTATAGTGGAGAGAAcacttttggtttggtttaaaatcTGTCTACTTTTGAAGTGTTTTCATGTACATATATGCTATGCTCTTTGAATATGgagaatttttttatgttgcttTGGACTgattatatgtaaattttgctttggatttttttcttctttttctaagTACTGGTTTTTACACCTTTactataaaaaatgttattcatAACAAATACAATGATAGATTAAGATCTTGAGAGAAAAAAGGGgtcttcttttcatttttttaagaataaatgTCCCGATTTGACCTTGCCGGAATTCTTGCCGCACTTTTGATGTTCTCTTCCTCCAGCATTTCTTTGATCTCTCCGGTTCTTCTTTGATGCCCAATTTGGTGCCTCACTTGTCATAGTCCAAAATCTTAGTGCAGCACAATATCAAAATCCTGgatgaaaaaaagtaaaatattaaacatctttctttttattttgaacaaCGTAATATTAAACATCTAGAGACATATTACTTGTTTATTTGGGTATAGACCAAAGATGAATTATACTTCTAAGTTCTAAATTAAAGAAATTAGAGGAGAAGAATGTATGTACCTCTAATGTGTTGAGAGTTTATTGGAGAAGAAAGACGATTTTGATATTAGCAAAATGAGTAGGGAAAATGGAGACTATAAAAACTAAGGttgttctttaattttatttcttcttacaatatatattgtaaattatTATTCTTTAGGTTGTCCTTTTGGTGTTGCCAAAGGTTCAAACTTCAAATCTTTGGATTTATTAGTTTgttaaatattgtatttttggGATTTGTCATTGGATGCACTTAACTTCCTCAAAGTTTGTTCGTTTCCGACTTGCAAAGCAAACGTTGTTTTGGAATATCTAGGTATAAAGCATAAGATGTAGGTCGTGATTTAAGACATCTAAACATTTCCCATTCCATGTGACATTTCATCTTGTGTTGCAATTTTTTatgtataagaaaataataaaaaaaaagactttctTTCGACAAATCCTATGAAAAATGTAAGTGTCACGAATCTACTAAAGCATGTCCCACGCAATTACCTTCACCTCCAAGTTTCCAAGACCCTCTAATAATGTACTAAGTATTTCAGTTTATCATACCAAGAATAAGATTTTGCGTCTTATGTAACCTAAAGCAGAACATTCATTATTGCTGTATCAAAAGTCATTAGTTCGAACTTTAGTACAGAATACCAAGGaatatatatgttgttttgGTACATAGAAAAGTTAATTCAACGTCTGGTAACCTATGTTGGCCCATAAATAAAAGCATGAATTCATAGCTGTTTCTCTacgtttcttcttttttactttAGTCTTGCATTcatataaagcatttattaTTAAAGTCTTTCAGAccatgaccaaaaaaaaaagggggggtaAAAATGACAGTATTTGAATCCCTACTTATAACCATttcagattttaaaaaaaatgtagagtaaacaaaaaaaaaaaaactacatccAGAAATAATTCCTCTATATTGACTACTTACTAATTTCAGAATatcaacaagaacaacaacaaaaaaaaaaaatactagagATTATATCTTCTTTCATTTAGCTCTCTTAGTAGACTTTGATCTCTTCATTTTACTATCGGACTTATTGTTGTTCTTCATGCTTGTCCACTTATACCCAATAGGTATAGCAAATGGGTCCGGTGATTGTTGCTCCTCCTCCTCTATCCGCCTCTGTGAGCCTAATCCGGTGCGTCTCAGCCACGAAGATGGCCGTGAGGTTGAATTCCGAGCGTCTGATTTTTCCTCATCATCATCCCATTGGTCTGCACAGGAGAGGAATCTCGGACTTGAGAGTGGTGTGTAGAATCGCTCCGCTGGTGGAAGATCGACGAACTTGGTGAATGTGATTACTACTTTGACCGTCGGGACCACCGGAATCGACAACTGTGCCCCACCAAAAGATTTTGTTTATCACCAAAACATAAAAAGGTTTAAAGCACAATTTCCCAAAATTAAAGATCTAAAAtagcaaaaaagaaaacagCCTAGCTTTGGTTCCCCCCGGACCAATCCGTGATATGTAACGTCACGGTACTTACTATTCACGTGGCAAAGTCATAACGCTTAACATGCTACTCAATGAAAGAATGACACGTCAGATAGTTGACTCATTGGGTTTAACGGTCGTAATGTTTCCTAGCTTAGGGAGAGTAACAAACTGAAAAAGCGTATATTTACGGGATTGCCCTTACCTTGACTGGAAAAGTTCCCGGCGGGAACTTGGTGGTGAGGAGCTCACGCATTCTCGCGACGGCTTTGACCTTGTTCGCTAAAATGTCGAGTAACGGAAGCAGCTCTTCTGTCTTTAACGGAAACTGTTCCGTCAACCAAACAGACGGATGCAAGCTCTTGACGAATTCCTTCTCTTTAATCTGAGGAGATGGTGGAGGATTCACCGTTGAAGGTACGGCCACTGATCTTCTCGCTGGCTGGAATTGTGATACTGATCTTCTCGGTTGTTGGAATTGCGGTGGTGGTGCGGCGGAGGCGGTTGAAGGTACGGCCATTGACCTTCTCGGAGGCTGGAATTGAGTTACTGATCTTCTTGGTGGTTGAAACTGCGGTGGTGGTGCGGCAGAGGGATATACGTCGACGCTTTTTCTCCCAACGGAAATCCAATCTCTGTCTTCGTTAACGAAGCTACTGTGCCGTCTCTGTGACCTCTGCGGAGCTAAGAAACTCGGATTCTCCGCTACTAGGAATCCATCATCGTCTTCGTCTAGCTCTAGAGGTTGAACTTGTTCGCTCTCGCCGTCGTTAACGACCTTCCGAGACCTGAAACTGAAAGTCACTTTCTGAATTTCATAAACCCTAGCTTTCCAATCTCCGACGCTTTCCATCTTCTCTTGCCGCCGCCAATTCATCCTCCCGACGAGCTCAGCTTTAGTAACATCCATCCCCGGACGGTACAAGCTAGACTGAGAGCAGAATCCAGCGATATCCGAATCGCTAATCGGAGCTCCAGCACTCTCAAACGCGTCTAGGATCTTACGGTCGTCTCGATTCAGTACAAGCAACGATCCAGGAGAGATGTCGAGAGATTCGTCACCGTCACCGAGGAAAAGAAAGCTTTGATCGGCACGCTGGATTTTCAATCCGTCGAATCCGGCCAAGGTAGTATCGGCGCGGAGGTTGCCGTCGCGTTTCCAGATCTTGTAGGTGTCAGAGGGAGCAATTTTGCCGACGAAAGGAATCACAGAGCTCTCGAAGTGGAAAGATATCTCCATGTAGAAATCTCTCATGCGACGGAGAACACCGATCAATCGCGGTAACCGCCTCCGCCATTTGCACCACGCTAAACGGTGGTGATGACTCAGAAGCACTTTCATAATCTCAGAGTTCCGGCGACAGAAAGCCTCCTGTAACGGATTCCATCCCGCGGCGTTGTGGAGCGAAATGTCAGCGCCGGCTAATGAAATCGCCTTTGCCGCGAGCAGGTCGTTGAGTCTAACCGCTAGATGGAGCGGCGTCTCGCGTGAGGGAACGTCGCGGCGGTCAAGGACGGCAGAGATCTGATCCGCGATTCGTTCTTGGCTCAGTGAGTCGGACTCGGTGCGGATCTGCTCTGGATCTCCGAGCTTTGGaacggaagagagaagaagagagagtgaAGCGTGATCTCCCAAAACGACGGCGTAGTGAACGGGACTGTGAGCGTAATCCTCTGGTTTGATAGAAGGAAGCTTGGCCGTTGCAGACGCCGAAGAAGGACGAGCCATGGTCTCCAAGGAgaattgaagaaaataaaaactaactCCTCAGAAAGTGAAAGCTTCTACTTCGTCTTCTTCGATGGAAGCTGAAACGGATGTTGGTGGAGAGTAATTTAATTAGTTTAcgttattcatttattattttgttttattttaatttttcaaaataggGTTTTtggttgctctctctttatttgGGGAGGCGTGAGGGGAGAGAGTCGTAATCAGGATATTTCTGGGCTTTTTGTCagtactctttttcttttttctttgttttcttatttggGCTTTTTGTCTTTTGCacaatttctttttgaattttcagaTTTATTTGTTGCATATTTTGCACTTTAGTATATACAAAAGTACATCTTATTATGACATGGTATAAAGCAAGGTACAGTATAATAGTATTTGATGATATTTTTGGAATATATATGATTGATAATTAGTAAAAAGGTTCTTACTCGCTTAACAAAATTATATGAAAGGCCATACTTTGTTCGTAGATAATAATGATCTTGTACATTACACAATAATTGATTTGTTTCGAGATAGTGATattaattgaaattttttttttcttatataatttttctgGGTTGATAAAATGACCAGTGTCTCTAatcatattttttcaatttgatATGACACAACAAGAACATCAAGGTACGGAGCaaagataaagaaagaaaagtgaGGAAAGAATCACTTTGTCGTGACCAAATGCAAATTTGCAACAGAGAATTTACATATAAACGATACAAAAGACTTTTTTCCCTCTAACCGACCAACCAATCCGCTTGTTTATTATATCGACCTTCATTAATATACTGTTTTGGTGTTTAACGTTTAAAACTAACCGTGTTTCAAAAATCATCTAAAATCTTGAAAACAAAGCCTTGATCTGTACTGCAACAGTAGCACAAAATGACATCGTTTATATGCTTCTGACTCTGAGGTGACTAAAGCCTACAAATCAAAATTCACCATCACCATTGTATACACATTATGAGTAGTCTACACTTCTTCATGGTTTCAAATGGCTGGCTTAGGAAGAGATCATAACACAGGAGAGGTAAGAAGATTTCATTCCCGTTATGCTTTTGTTTGATATCTTTTGAGTTATGCATCGCTTCTAAAGAGCCTTGATTGCGTCGGATTTTGAAGCCTTAAGGTTGGTCCGTTTACAGAGACAAGATTCACAGGATCAGACCTTAAACTTCATCGCAGGAGTAATAGCCAAGCGGGTAACAAAGGATGGACGTTTTCAAGATTGATAATTCCCAAGAATTTCTGAAGTAATATATAGTCTAAGAACACGTACGATAAGACAACCTGCCTGCAATTTAAAATCTCACGAGTTATTTAGACGCTATCGTTTGCTAAAACCACAAGAAAATTCGCTAACTGCATCTAACATGCACGGTAATAATGTGTATGTGCATGTCTCTTTCCTGTCAAAGCAAGTTCTTCATATCTTAAGCATATACAAGAAACCAAACGCCAAAAAAGCAGCAAGATATTATATCTTCAAACCCCTAGAGAAATAAGCTTCAGTATGTATACTTAGTGAAAATAATGTTAATAACATCTCAGAATCTCAAAATTGCAAAATTGATGTTCAACAATCATGTTAGCATCCCTTGGATGATGTTCAAGACAATGTATTTCAAATGCATCTAGAATATTCAAGATCAAGACAATGTTCCATAAGCTCACAAGAATGTGTATGAAGATCTAAGAGGCACGATCTCCGGTGAAGATAGCCATCAACTCAGCCACAAGCTCCTTGTCATCATCATGCTTCATCACATACTTGTTTAAGAAAGCTTCACCAGTAACCGCCAACACAGGCGACAACGGAGGGAGTTCAGTTCCAAGCAGTCCTTTAGCCATGAGAGCTTTAATCACATAACACCTTCGGACAGTCCTCTTCTCCAAGTTGTATCCAAATACTGCAGGGTTCGAAACAACAGCCTTGAGTGACCAGTTCATCTCCTTCACCAAAAACTCAGTCTTTTTCTTCACAGACTCTGCAGATAACCCAATGCACTGAGGACAGTGTTTGACCATTGTCACAAACTCATCTCTGCTGAATCCTAGGCTTATAAATGTTTCAAAGGAGTTTTGTATATTCTTCTCCGAAAGTGCCATAAACAATGGATTCTTCTTGAAAATCTCCCACACATCTCCCGTAGTAAAGCCTAACTTTCTATAGAGATTAACTTTGTCTTCCGTTGTTTTGTCGCTCATTTGGTAAACAACGCACAAAGCTTTGACAAACTTTGAGTTGGTCGGATCGAAACCCATCCCAACAATCTTCTCGAGGGATTCTTCAAATCTTTCTTTTCCGGATACAACATGGAAGTTGGAGGTGAGCAAGGAGAACAAGAGCTTCTGAGGCACGCCCAATCGTCTCAGAGCCAACACGTTTCTGATAATGTTCTCCTGGCAGGTACCTTGTGGCAAAGAAAGACATGACATTTCGTAGTTGGAGCTCTTGTCTGCTTCGATGATGTCTTTGACGAAATCGTAGTATCTGCCGACTGCTTTGTGCCATCTCATTCCCAAGATTCTCGGAACATTGGAAACAATCTCAGTGAACTCAGAGGTTGAAGCTCCTCTGGACTGGAGAAAGTTGAGATTGGAAGTAAGGGTCTTCTCAGCGTCTAATATGAACAGTCGTGGGTAGTTTGTAACGATGGTGGAGATGTGAGAATCTGTGAAGCCATGACTCCTAAGAAGATTCAGAACAGAATCTGGATTAGCTTTGCCCTCAGTGCTGACTTTCCTCCAGATTGATTCAGCGAGTTTGGTACTTAAACCCAATGAACCAACGAGGTAAGAGACCGTAAAGTTGTTACCTTTTTGATCATCTTGAAGGTTCACATCAGATGCAGCAACACTAGCAGAGGAGAACGAGTTGGAGAGAGAAGACAATGGATTTGGGGAAGGGTTCGGTGAAAAAGCAGACTCATTTCGAAGAAGGTCCACTACAGATCTCAAGTGAAGCCATTTCTGCAACTCAAGAGACTTTCTTCCATGGAGTATCAGCGAGTACATGACAAATTAAGGATACAGAGAAGAAGAGCGAGCAAAACGAATTAAACCCTAAGTTgcaaaataagaaattaattatttatcaccgataaatattaaatacaaaGCGTGATGTGGCTGATGCAATTCGAACTCGGGTCGTATCGTTAAGCCACAGTCTGGAGTTGGCTATTTTTTAAAGGTGCAAAACTTTTAGTATCTCACTATTACAAATTTACAACAGCTCAGCTGTAAATACCAAACATTTTCAACCGAAATTTTCAGGAGTCCAAAGGTTCAAACTTTTCAGTAATCCTGTGGACAAGTGTGCTTTCAAAATA
Protein-coding regions in this window:
- the LOC106391842 gene encoding transcription termination factor MTERF4, chloroplastic-like; this encodes MYSLILHGRKSLELQKWLHLRSVVDLLRNESAFSPNPSPNPLSSLSNSFSSASVAASDVNLQDDQKGNNFTVSYLVGSLGLSTKLAESIWRKVSTEGKANPDSVLNLLRSHGFTDSHISTIVTNYPRLFILDAEKTLTSNLNFLQSRGASTSEFTEIVSNVPRILGMRWHKAVGRYYDFVKDIIEADKSSNYEMSCLSLPQGTCQENIIRNVLALRRLGVPQKLLFSLLTSNFHVVSGKERFEESLEKIVGMGFDPTNSKFVKALCVVYQMSDKTTEDKVNLYRKLGFTTGDVWEIFKKNPLFMALSEKNIQNSFETFISLGFSRDEFVTMVKHCPQCIGLSAESVKKKTEFLVKEMNWSLKAVVSNPAVFGYNLEKRTVRRCYVIKALMAKGLLGTELPPLSPVLAVTGEAFLNKYVMKHDDDKELVAELMAIFTGDRAS
- the LOC106390494 gene encoding ankyrin repeat domain-containing protein 13B translates to MARPSSASATAKLPSIKPEDYAHSPVHYAVVLGDHASLSLLLSSVPKLGDPEQIRTESDSLSQERIADQISAVLDRRDVPSRETPLHLAVRLNDLLAAKAISLAGADISLHNAAGWNPLQEAFCRRNSEIMKVLLSHHHRLAWCKWRRRLPRLIGVLRRMRDFYMEISFHFESSVIPFVGKIAPSDTYKIWKRDGNLRADTTLAGFDGLKIQRADQSFLFLGDGDESLDISPGSLLVLNRDDRKILDAFESAGAPISDSDIAGFCSQSSLYRPGMDVTKAELVGRMNWRRQEKMESVGDWKARVYEIQKVTFSFRSRKVVNDGESEQVQPLELDEDDDGFLVAENPSFLAPQRSQRRHSSFVNEDRDWISVGRKSVDVYPSAAPPPQFQPPRRSVTQFQPPRRSMAVPSTASAAPPPQFQQPRRSVSQFQPARRSVAVPSTVNPPPSPQIKEKEFVKSLHPSVWLTEQFPLKTEELLPLLDILANKVKAVARMRELLTTKFPPGTFPVKLSIPVVPTVKVVITFTKFVDLPPAERFYTPLSSPRFLSCADQWDDDEEKSDARNSTSRPSSWLRRTGLGSQRRIEEEEQQSPDPFAIPIGYKWTSMKNNNKSDSKMKRSKSTKRAK
- the LOC106391255 gene encoding autophagy-related protein 8c isoform X1, with protein sequence MADISFKSEHPLERRQIEASRIRDKYPDRVPVIVEKAERSDVPNIDKKKSVVYFCLRFLVPADLTVGQFVYVVRKRIKLSAEKAIFVFVKNTLPQTAAMMSAVSDENKDEDGFLYMTYSGENTFGLV
- the LOC106391255 gene encoding autophagy-related protein 8c isoform X2, whose translation is MADISFKSEHPLERRQIEASRIRDKYPDRVPVIVEKAERSDVPNIDKKKFLVPADLTVGQFVYVVRKRIKLSAEKAIFVFVKNTLPQTAAMMSAVSDENKDEDGFLYMTYSGENTFGLV